GAGTTCTAAGATGGACTATAACTCCAATTTGTTTAATTGCTCTTATTCCAATAAACTTCATTTTAATAGAACCTTTAGGTACGCTCTATACTGCAATGTTTTATGGACAGATCTTGTTTTACTCATTGGCATTTATAGGTTGGTTTTTAGATAGTAAAGGAAAAAAGGTGAAGATGTTATTTATTCCGTTTTATTTTCTGTTTATGAATATGTGTGTGTTTCTTGGCTTCTATCGGCTAATTAAAGGGGATCAGATGGCGGTTTGGGATAAAGCAAAACGAATTACTATTTAATATTTATATACTGTAATTCCGAATTGCATAGCGGGGATTTTGTATTTCACATATAACTTCTTACCGTTCATCTAATACAAGAAACACCTTAGAAGTATTTGCGTAAATCTATATATACGATCATGAAATAATAAAGATGATCGAATTGTTTAACTAAATCTAAATTATATGAAATCATATAAAACAACTAAAATAGTAATCGTTGATGACGATCCGTTTTTCACAGAACTGGTTAAAGAAAATCTTGAGGAAAAAAATTATTGTGATTTGGAAATATATCATTCAGGGCAAGAGTGTGTCGACAACATAGATAGCGATACGGATATTGTTCTATTAGATCATGAGATGGAGGGTGGATTGAATGGAATCGAGACGTTAAAGGGGATAAGGAATCTGAAAATTAATACAGATGTAATTTTTTTAACTGGTCAAGACGATCCACAAGTAGCACGGAATGCATTAAAGCATGGAGCGTATGATTATGTTATAAAAAATGAATCTGCAATGCATAGATTAATTTTTACAATTACTAATCTACGGATTGATAGAGCAAGTAGGAATGATTCAAAAGTTTGGGAAAAAAGTAAAGGATGGGCCTTTGCAATGTTAGTTGCTATCACTGTTTTTGTAACCGTTATGGCACATGATTTTATATTAGAAATGGTAAATAGATAATAGAGCGTGAGGAATTTATCGATAAATGGAAAAATCGTGGTGCTTTTTATGACCACATCAGCTCTCACATTACTGTTTGCCTTAATTCTCTATGTGAGTTATGATATTTGGAAGTATGAGGAACAAATTAAAAATCAGCTTGAGATAACAGCTCAAATTATAGGTGAAAACAACAGTGCTGCAATCTTATTTGAAGATAAGATTGCGGCAAAAATGTCTATAAAAAGTTTACAGGCAACTGAAGACATTGTCTTTGCTCAAATAATCAATAATACAGGTAAACAAATAGCTCTTTATCAACGAGATAGTTATATGATTCGAGGAAACGAATTTGTAAACTTTGAAAATAGAACTGTTGGATTAATAAAGAGTAATAATTATATCGATTTGTATCACGATGTAAATTTTGATCAAGAAATAGTTGGATTGGTTCATATACGATCCGATTTAAGGGTTTATTACGAGAAGGTTTATGATTATATAAAAATGGCTACCGCTATATTTTTAATTTCTCTGTTCCTTACATTTCTTATTTCGACTCGACTTAGAAAAGTAATATCTGACCCTTTACTTCATTTAGCTGGAGAAACAGCTAAGATATCTGCAAAGAATGACTATAGTATTAGGATAAAAGAAGACAGAACTGATGAGATAGGAACACTCATAGAGGCGTATAATAATATGCTCAAAGTTATTGAAACTCGAAATTCGGAATTAATAACTGCTAAGGAAATTGCAATTAATTCCGTGAAATCGAAAGACAGGTTTTTTGCAAACATGAGTCATGAAATTAGAACGCCGATGAATGCAATAATTGGAATGTCTAAACTTCTAAATGAGGCGATCTTAACAGACAAAGAAAGGTCCTATCTGGATATAATTAGTATATCCTCAGCAAATTTGCTAGTAATAATAAATGACATTTTGGATTTCTCTAAAATGGAATCAGGAGAAATGTCTTTCGAAAATATAGGATTCAAAGGTTCAATTGCTATTGATACGGTATGTGCTTCCCTTGAAGTAAAAGCTAATGAGCAGGGTGTTATTCTAGAGAGTGAGATTCAAGATGAGCTGAAGGAATTAATCTTGCTTGGCGATCCTATTAGACTTCAACAGATCTTACTTAATCTGGTAAGTAATGCAATTAAATTCACCTCTAATGGTGGAGTTAAGATTATTGGAGAAATTATTGAAAAGAGTAAGGGAATGGTTTCGGTTAAGTTTGAAATTGAGGATACAGGTTGTGGTATATCACCAGAAAATTTGGAAAATATATTTAGAAGCTTTAAACAAGCTGATTCTAAAACGTTTCGGTTGTTTGGAGGAACCGGTCTTGGTCTATCTATAAGTAAAAACTTAGTTGAGTTGCAAGGGGGTAAAATATATGCGAGCAGTGTAGAAAATGTAGGTTCTACTTTTTCTTTTGAATTGTCATATAGGATTGGAAATGAAATGGATTTGGATCAAAATATGAATTTGGAGGTTGTTAAAGAAACTAATTTATTGATAGGTAAAAGTATCCTAGTAGTCGAAGACAATGAATACAATAAGATATTAGCCACAGAAGTGTTAAAGGCCTTTGAGGTGATTATTCACACTGCGGATAATGGAAAAGAAGCTCTGGAAACATTAAAATCTGAAAAGATTGATTTGGTTTTAATGGATATGCAAATGCCTGTAATGGATGGGGTTGAGGCAACTTATATAATTCGAAATGAGATGAAAGAGCAATTAGGAAATATTCCAATTATT
Above is a window of Flavobacteriales bacterium DNA encoding:
- a CDS encoding response regulator, coding for MKSYKTTKIVIVDDDPFFTELVKENLEEKNYCDLEIYHSGQECVDNIDSDTDIVLLDHEMEGGLNGIETLKGIRNLKINTDVIFLTGQDDPQVARNALKHGAYDYVIKNESAMHRLIFTITNLRIDRASRNDSKVWEKSKGWAFAMLVAITVFVTVMAHDFILEMVNR
- a CDS encoding response regulator produces the protein MRNLSINGKIVVLFMTTSALTLLFALILYVSYDIWKYEEQIKNQLEITAQIIGENNSAAILFEDKIAAKMSIKSLQATEDIVFAQIINNTGKQIALYQRDSYMIRGNEFVNFENRTVGLIKSNNYIDLYHDVNFDQEIVGLVHIRSDLRVYYEKVYDYIKMATAIFLISLFLTFLISTRLRKVISDPLLHLAGETAKISAKNDYSIRIKEDRTDEIGTLIEAYNNMLKVIETRNSELITAKEIAINSVKSKDRFFANMSHEIRTPMNAIIGMSKLLNEAILTDKERSYLDIISISSANLLVIINDILDFSKMESGEMSFENIGFKGSIAIDTVCASLEVKANEQGVILESEIQDELKELILLGDPIRLQQILLNLVSNAIKFTSNGGVKIIGEIIEKSKGMVSVKFEIEDTGCGISPENLENIFRSFKQADSKTFRLFGGTGLGLSISKNLVELQGGKIYASSVENVGSTFSFELSYRIGNEMDLDQNMNLEVVKETNLLIGKSILVVEDNEYNKILATEVLKAFEVIIHTADNGKEALETLKSEKIDLVLMDMQMPVMDGVEATYIIRNEMKEQLGNIPIIALTANAFIGIDKECKEAGMDDYISKPFDHDILFNKMARLLRGNNNVLESEVNSIELNPKNMERKKHSYVNFKKLRMMTRDNTPVFLKMLKKLEEVTPSNLEEINNYMADDNLAKVAQVAHRMKPAMSSFGNEELDSIVLFLEECDKEEREINFITEQVEELNDVVEYAFKELQDEILWFDNLENSKV